The following proteins are co-located in the Pseudomonas antarctica genome:
- a CDS encoding rhodanese-related sulfurtransferase produces MTQPIVVAALYKFVTLEDYVALREPLLQAMVDNGIKGTLLIAEEGINGTVSGSREGIDGLMAWLKNDPRMVDIDHKESYCDDQPFYRTKVKLKKEIVTLGVEGVDPNKKVGTYVNPQDWNALISDPEVLLIDTRNDYEVSIGTFEGAIDPKTTSFREFPDYIKANFDPARHKKVAMFCTGGIRCEKASSFMLSEGFDEVYHLKGGILKYLEEVPQAETKWQGDCFVFDNRVTVRHDLSEGDYDQCHACRTPVSVEDRASEHYVAGISCPHCWDKLPEKTRRSAIDRQKQIELAKARNLPHPIGFNYKQTPSEA; encoded by the coding sequence ATGACCCAACCGATTGTCGTGGCGGCACTGTATAAGTTCGTCACTCTCGAAGATTACGTCGCCCTGCGCGAGCCCCTGCTGCAGGCAATGGTCGACAACGGCATCAAGGGCACCTTGCTGATCGCCGAAGAAGGCATCAACGGCACCGTTTCCGGCAGCCGCGAAGGCATTGATGGCCTGATGGCCTGGCTGAAGAACGACCCACGCATGGTCGACATCGATCACAAAGAGTCGTACTGCGACGACCAGCCGTTCTACCGCACCAAGGTCAAGCTCAAGAAAGAGATCGTGACCCTGGGCGTCGAAGGCGTCGACCCGAATAAAAAGGTCGGCACCTACGTCAACCCACAAGACTGGAACGCACTGATCAGCGACCCGGAAGTGCTGTTGATCGACACGCGCAACGACTACGAAGTGTCCATCGGCACGTTTGAAGGCGCGATCGACCCGAAGACCACCAGTTTTCGCGAATTCCCCGACTACATCAAAGCCAACTTCGACCCGGCCAGGCACAAGAAAGTCGCGATGTTCTGCACCGGCGGCATTCGTTGCGAGAAGGCTTCCAGCTTTATGCTCAGCGAAGGCTTCGATGAGGTCTACCACCTCAAGGGTGGCATCCTGAAGTACCTCGAAGAGGTGCCGCAGGCAGAGACCAAATGGCAGGGCGACTGTTTTGTGTTCGACAATCGCGTCACCGTGCGCCACGACTTGAGCGAAGGCGACTACGATCAATGTCATGCCTGCCGTACACCGGTGAGCGTAGAAGACCGCGCGTCCGAGCATTATGTGGCTGGCATCAGTTGCCCGCATTGCTGGGATAAGCTGCCGGAGAAGACCCGCCGCAGCGCGATTGACCGGCAAAAGCAGATCGAGCTGGCCAAGGCCCGCAATTTGCCGCACCCGATTGGCTTCAACTACAAGCAAACCCCCTCCGAGGCCTGA
- a CDS encoding BolA family protein has translation MTMQQRIETALAALSPQHLSVLDESHMHSRGLQTHFKAVLVSQQFEGLNRVKRHQTVYATLGDLMSEFHALALHTYTPEEWAKIDAAPASPTCAGGHS, from the coding sequence ATGACCATGCAACAGCGTATCGAAACGGCGCTCGCCGCCCTGAGCCCGCAACACTTGAGCGTGCTGGATGAAAGCCACATGCACAGCCGTGGGTTGCAGACCCACTTCAAGGCCGTGCTGGTCAGCCAGCAGTTCGAGGGGCTTAACCGCGTCAAGCGCCACCAGACGGTCTATGCCACCCTGGGTGACCTGATGAGCGAATTTCATGCGCTGGCGCTGCATACCTACACGCCCGAAGAATGGGCGAAAATCGACGCAGCCCCGGCCTCGCCGACCTGCGCCGGCGGGCATAGCTGA
- a CDS encoding DsbA family protein, which translates to MCSWCWGFAPVAQALVEQAQAAGVELHLVVGGLRTGSGAALEPTTRRYILEHWQAVTEATGQPFKREGALPDGFVYDTEPACRAIVTARSLAPDCAWTLLGLIQRAFYVEGRDVTLASVLVELAEEAGIPRIEFAGAFDRAEQHAATAADFTWVQDLGIAGFPTLLAERNGQLALLTNGYQPLSELSPLLARWLERATCV; encoded by the coding sequence ATGTGTTCCTGGTGCTGGGGCTTTGCCCCGGTGGCGCAGGCGCTGGTTGAGCAGGCCCAGGCGGCCGGCGTGGAGCTGCACCTGGTGGTGGGCGGTTTGCGCACCGGCAGTGGCGCGGCGTTGGAGCCAACGACCCGGCGCTACATTCTGGAGCATTGGCAGGCAGTCACCGAGGCCACCGGCCAGCCGTTCAAGCGTGAAGGTGCATTGCCCGACGGTTTCGTCTACGACACAGAGCCGGCGTGCCGCGCCATCGTCACTGCACGCAGCCTGGCGCCGGACTGCGCCTGGACGTTGCTGGGGTTGATCCAGCGCGCGTTTTATGTCGAAGGCCGGGACGTGACCCTCGCCAGCGTGTTGGTAGAGCTGGCTGAAGAAGCCGGCATACCGCGTATCGAGTTTGCCGGTGCCTTCGACCGTGCCGAGCAGCACGCCGCGACGGCCGCCGATTTCACCTGGGTGCAGGATTTGGGGATTGCCGGTTTCCCGACCTTGCTGGCCGAACGTAATGGCCAGTTGGCTTTGCTGACCAACGGCTACCAGCCGCTGTCCGAGCTGTCGCCGTTGCTTGCCCGCTGGTTGGAGCGAGCCACCTGTGTATGA
- a CDS encoding LysR family transcriptional regulator, which produces MNLRTLRAFVEVVRQGGFSQAADVVALTQSTVSKAVKTLEDELGTPLLNRLGHKNELTAAGEIAYRRALVLLAEQNDLVAEINDLRGLKRGVLRIGLPPVGCGVLFAAMFAAYRTRYPDIEIELTEYGSKRLRECLEAGEVDLAALLLPADEGFDYQPVRNEPLMAVLPMSHPLARRKRIDFTDLADSPFILFEAGFALNAKILAACERKGVTPRVTARSGQIDFIVDLVSAGLGVAFLPRMLALKHQHAGIALIPLDEPHTDWHIALAWRASAHLPPAARAWLDLAKEMASPVQ; this is translated from the coding sequence ATGAACCTGCGAACATTGCGTGCCTTTGTTGAAGTGGTGCGCCAGGGCGGCTTCTCCCAGGCGGCTGACGTGGTGGCATTGACTCAATCCACCGTGAGCAAGGCGGTCAAGACGCTGGAGGATGAATTGGGCACGCCGCTGCTTAACCGCCTGGGTCACAAGAATGAACTGACAGCCGCCGGGGAAATTGCTTACCGCCGCGCCTTGGTGTTGCTCGCCGAGCAAAACGACCTGGTGGCTGAGATCAATGATTTGCGCGGTCTCAAGCGCGGTGTACTGCGCATAGGCTTGCCGCCGGTAGGCTGCGGCGTACTGTTTGCGGCGATGTTCGCGGCCTACCGCACGCGCTACCCCGACATCGAAATCGAACTCACCGAGTACGGCAGCAAAAGGCTGCGCGAATGCCTGGAAGCCGGGGAGGTCGACCTCGCGGCCCTGCTGCTGCCAGCGGATGAAGGGTTCGACTACCAGCCCGTGCGCAATGAACCGCTGATGGCTGTGTTACCCATGAGCCACCCACTGGCCCGACGCAAACGCATCGACTTCACTGACCTCGCCGACTCCCCGTTCATCTTGTTCGAAGCCGGCTTCGCCCTGAACGCCAAGATCCTCGCCGCCTGTGAGCGCAAGGGCGTCACGCCACGAGTAACGGCGCGTAGCGGGCAAATCGACTTTATCGTCGACCTGGTTTCCGCCGGATTGGGCGTCGCCTTTTTGCCGCGCATGCTTGCGCTCAAACATCAGCACGCCGGCATTGCCTTGATCCCCCTGGACGAGCCGCACACCGATTGGCACATCGCCCTGGCTTGGCGTGCCAGTGCCCACCTGCCACCCGCAGCCCGCGCATGGCTGGACCTGGCCAAAGAAATGGCCAGCCCTGTGCAGTGA
- a CDS encoding ABC transporter ATP-binding protein: MSEPTKRTDRLTWAEIRRLALRHKKSLWIANGVAVLATLCSVPIPLLLPLLVDEVLLGHGDAALKVMNNALPLGWQKAAGYIGLMLLVTLCLRCGALVFNVVQARLFARLAKDIVYRIRVRLIERLKRISLGEYESLGSGTVTTHLVTDLDTLDKFIGETLSRFLVAMLTLVGTSAILVWMHWQLALLILLFNPLVIYATVQLGKRVKHLKKLENDSTSRFTQALTETLDAIQEVRAGNRQGFFLGRLGQRAQEVRDYAIHSQWKTDASSRASGLLFQFGIDIFRAAAMLTVLFSDLSIGQMLAVFSYLWFMIGPVEQLLNLQYAYYAAGGALTRINELLARADEPQYAGGEDPFTGHETVGIEVRGLNFGYGEDLVLDQLNLTIAPGEKVAIVGASGGGKSTLVQLLLGLYTPQAGSIRFGGATQQEIGLATIRENVAVVLQHPALFNDTVRANLTMGRTRTDQACWQALEIAQLDATVKALPLGLDSVVGRSGVRFSGGQRQRLAIARMVLAEPKVVILDEATSALDAATEYNLHQALARFLSGRTTLIIAHRLSAVKQADRVLVFDGGRIAEDGDHQQLIADGGLYAKLYGHLQQVR, from the coding sequence ATTTCCGAACCGACCAAACGCACAGATCGCCTGACCTGGGCGGAAATTCGCCGCCTGGCCCTGCGTCACAAGAAATCCCTGTGGATCGCCAACGGTGTTGCCGTGCTGGCGACCCTGTGCAGCGTGCCCATCCCTTTGCTGTTGCCCTTGCTGGTAGACGAAGTGCTGCTGGGCCACGGCGACGCCGCGCTCAAAGTGATGAATAACGCATTGCCCCTGGGTTGGCAGAAGGCCGCCGGGTATATCGGCCTGATGCTGCTGGTGACCCTGTGTTTGCGTTGCGGCGCGTTGGTGTTCAACGTCGTGCAGGCGCGGCTGTTTGCGCGGCTGGCCAAGGACATTGTCTATCGCATCCGCGTGCGCCTGATTGAACGCCTCAAGCGTATTTCCCTCGGCGAATACGAGAGCCTGGGCAGCGGCACAGTCACCACGCACCTGGTCACGGACCTGGATACGCTGGATAAGTTTATCGGCGAAACCCTCAGCCGTTTCCTGGTGGCCATGCTGACTTTGGTCGGCACCTCGGCAATCCTGGTGTGGATGCACTGGCAATTGGCGTTGCTGATCCTGCTGTTCAACCCGTTGGTGATCTACGCCACGGTACAGCTGGGCAAGCGCGTCAAACACTTGAAGAAGCTTGAGAACGACAGCACTTCGCGCTTCACCCAGGCCCTGACCGAAACCCTCGACGCCATCCAGGAAGTGCGTGCCGGCAATCGCCAGGGGTTTTTCCTTGGGCGCCTTGGCCAGCGTGCCCAGGAAGTGCGCGACTACGCCATTCATTCCCAATGGAAAACCGACGCCTCCAGCCGTGCCAGTGGCCTGTTGTTCCAGTTCGGTATCGATATCTTTCGCGCGGCGGCGATGCTCACCGTGTTGTTTTCCGACCTGTCCATCGGTCAGATGCTCGCGGTGTTCAGCTACCTGTGGTTCATGATCGGCCCAGTGGAGCAACTGCTGAACCTGCAATATGCCTACTACGCGGCCGGCGGCGCGCTGACGCGGATCAACGAGCTGCTGGCGCGTGCCGATGAGCCGCAATATGCCGGGGGCGAAGACCCGTTCACCGGGCATGAGACCGTTGGTATCGAGGTGCGCGGGCTCAACTTCGGCTACGGCGAAGACTTGGTGCTCGACCAGTTGAACCTGACCATTGCGCCGGGCGAGAAGGTCGCGATCGTTGGCGCCAGTGGCGGCGGCAAAAGTACCTTGGTGCAACTGCTGTTGGGGCTCTACACGCCGCAGGCCGGCAGCATTCGTTTCGGTGGTGCAACCCAGCAGGAAATCGGTCTTGCGACCATTCGCGAGAACGTCGCCGTGGTGCTGCAACACCCGGCGCTGTTCAATGACACCGTGCGCGCCAACCTGACCATGGGCCGCACACGCACGGACCAGGCCTGCTGGCAGGCATTGGAAATTGCGCAGCTGGATGCTACCGTCAAGGCACTGCCTTTGGGCTTGGACAGCGTAGTGGGGCGCTCTGGCGTGCGCTTCTCCGGCGGCCAGCGCCAGCGCCTGGCCATCGCCCGGATGGTATTGGCCGAACCGAAGGTGGTGATTCTGGATGAGGCCACCTCCGCCCTCGACGCCGCCACCGAGTACAACTTGCACCAGGCATTGGCGCGGTTTCTCAGTGGGCGTACTACACTGATCATCGCCCACAGGCTTTCGGCAGTTAAGCAGGCTGACCGGGTGCTGGTGTTCGATGGCGGGCGTATCGCCGAAGATGGCGACCATCAGCAGTTGATTGCTGACGGTGGGCTGTACGCCAAGTTGTACGGACACCTGCAACAAGTGCGTTGA
- a CDS encoding EAL domain-containing protein, with the protein MKQKRTLGTPRLLGIVWPFIAVVLFQALLGCVSLYVLSAVRGYVAGESLWSKGQKDAIYYLTLYADNRDETTFLKYQQAIAVPQGGHELRVALDRSSPDLTAARLGILKGGNHPDDVSSLIWLYLNFRHFSYLEKAIELWTVGDGYLVQLDDLAQAMHRAIRSDHVSPGDINEWKERIIAINDGVTPSAKAFSDALGEGSRMILRLLLVTNLATALGLIALALLRTHKLLSQRHAFATALQAERERAQITLESIGDGVITTDVDGAIAYMNPAAEALTHWKSAQAQGLPLAALFNLLDEAAEPDGFTLLEHIIKGRLSGGSEHSKLIQRLDGSTVSVTLVGAPIRSAGKVSGAVLVLHDMTQERQYIANLSWQATHDALTGLANRREFEFRLEQVLHNVGRQKGGRHALMFLDLDQFKLVNDTCGHAAGDELLRHICALLQSDLREGDTLARLGGDEFGILLENCPAPVAEKIAENLRHTVQNLHFVWKGRPFMTTVSIGLVHISQSPTTLETSLRAADMACYMAKEKGRNRVQVYHTDDSELSLRFGEMAWVQRLHMALEENRFCLYSQEISPLGHTDGGNGHIEILLRLHDEAGRIILPDSFIPAAERYGLMTSLDRWVVENVFKIIAGCMHERAGRPMAMCAINLSGITIGDDDFLGFLREKFEAYSIPPEMICFEITETSAIANLGSAIRFINELKALGCHFSLDDFCAGMSSFAYLKHLPVDFLKIDGSFVKDMLDDPINRAMVEVINHIGHVMGKRTIAEFVETPQIEQALLEIGVDYAQGYLIERPQLFTFDSLQCRPVRPQPLLFKAPGTFR; encoded by the coding sequence ATGAAGCAAAAGCGGACTCTCGGAACGCCACGGCTGTTGGGCATCGTTTGGCCCTTTATCGCCGTCGTATTGTTCCAGGCATTGTTAGGCTGCGTCAGTCTCTATGTGCTGTCGGCGGTGCGGGGCTATGTGGCTGGCGAGAGTCTTTGGTCCAAGGGTCAGAAAGACGCTATCTACTACCTGACGCTTTACGCCGATAACCGCGACGAAACCACTTTCCTCAAGTACCAGCAAGCCATTGCCGTCCCGCAGGGCGGGCACGAACTGCGCGTCGCCCTGGACCGTTCCAGCCCCGACCTCACTGCTGCGCGCCTGGGTATCCTCAAGGGCGGCAACCACCCCGATGACGTTTCCAGCCTGATTTGGCTGTACCTCAACTTCCGCCATTTCAGTTACCTGGAAAAAGCCATCGAACTGTGGACCGTGGGCGATGGCTACCTGGTGCAACTCGATGACCTGGCCCAGGCAATGCACCGGGCGATCCGCAGTGATCACGTCAGCCCTGGGGATATAAACGAGTGGAAAGAACGCATCATTGCCATCAATGACGGCGTCACGCCGTCTGCCAAAGCGTTCAGCGATGCTTTGGGCGAAGGTTCACGGATGATTCTGCGGCTGTTGCTGGTCACTAACCTGGCCACCGCCCTGGGCCTGATTGCCCTGGCGTTGCTGCGTACCCACAAGCTGCTGAGTCAGCGCCACGCGTTCGCCACGGCCTTGCAAGCCGAGAGGGAGCGGGCACAGATCACCCTGGAGTCGATTGGCGACGGCGTGATTACCACTGACGTCGACGGAGCCATCGCCTACATGAACCCGGCCGCCGAGGCACTCACCCACTGGAAGAGTGCCCAGGCCCAAGGCTTGCCCTTGGCGGCGTTATTCAATCTGCTTGATGAGGCTGCCGAACCCGACGGCTTCACCCTGCTCGAGCACATCATCAAAGGCCGGCTCAGTGGTGGCAGCGAGCATTCCAAGCTGATCCAGCGCCTGGATGGCAGCACGGTCTCGGTCACCCTGGTAGGCGCGCCGATCCGCAGCGCCGGCAAGGTCAGCGGCGCGGTGCTGGTTCTGCACGACATGACGCAGGAGCGTCAGTACATTGCCAATCTGTCGTGGCAAGCCACCCACGATGCCTTGACCGGTTTGGCCAATCGCCGCGAGTTCGAATTCCGCCTGGAACAGGTGCTGCATAACGTGGGGCGCCAGAAAGGCGGACGCCATGCCTTGATGTTTCTCGACCTGGACCAATTCAAGCTGGTCAACGACACCTGCGGGCATGCGGCGGGTGATGAACTGTTACGGCATATCTGCGCGCTGCTGCAGTCGGACCTGCGCGAAGGCGACACCCTGGCGCGCCTTGGGGGCGACGAGTTCGGCATCCTGTTGGAAAACTGCCCGGCGCCGGTGGCGGAAAAGATTGCCGAGAACCTGCGCCATACGGTGCAAAACCTGCATTTCGTGTGGAAGGGCCGACCGTTCATGACCACCGTCAGTATTGGCCTGGTGCATATCTCGCAGTCCCCGACCACCCTGGAAACGTCGCTGCGCGCTGCCGATATGGCGTGCTACATGGCCAAGGAAAAGGGCCGTAACCGTGTGCAGGTCTACCATACCGATGATTCGGAATTGTCCCTGCGTTTTGGCGAAATGGCCTGGGTACAGCGTTTGCACATGGCATTGGAGGAGAATCGTTTCTGCCTCTACTCCCAGGAAATCTCCCCGCTGGGCCACACTGATGGCGGTAATGGCCATATTGAAATCCTGTTGCGGCTGCACGATGAGGCGGGCCGCATCATTCTGCCCGACAGTTTTATTCCAGCAGCCGAACGTTATGGATTGATGACGTCGCTGGATCGCTGGGTGGTGGAAAACGTATTCAAGATCATCGCCGGTTGTATGCACGAACGGGCCGGGCGACCTATGGCCATGTGTGCGATTAATCTGTCAGGCATAACTATTGGAGATGATGATTTTCTCGGTTTTTTACGTGAGAAATTCGAGGCTTACAGCATTCCGCCGGAAATGATTTGTTTTGAAATAACTGAGACAAGCGCTATAGCCAATTTGGGCAGTGCAATTCGCTTTATTAATGAACTCAAAGCGTTAGGTTGCCATTTTTCCCTTGATGACTTTTGCGCCGGAATGTCCTCATTCGCTTATCTGAAACATTTACCTGTAGACTTCCTGAAGATCGATGGAAGTTTCGTAAAGGATATGCTGGACGACCCGATTAACCGCGCCATGGTCGAAGTGATCAATCACATCGGCCACGTCATGGGTAAACGCACCATTGCCGAGTTTGTTGAAACACCGCAGATCGAACAGGCTTTACTTGAGATCGGTGTGGATTACGCTCAGGGCTACCTGATTGAACGCCCGCAACTGTTTACCTTTGATAGCTTGCAGTGTCGACCTGTGCGGCCGCAGCCTCTGTTATTCAAGGCGCCCGGCACATTCCGCTGA
- the lldD gene encoding FMN-dependent L-lactate dehydrogenase LldD: protein MIISSASDYRAAAKRKLPRFLFDYIDGGAYAEHTMRANGSDLAEISLRQRILRNVDNLSLKTTLFGKEQDMPIILSPVGLTGMYARRGEVQAAKAAANKGIPFCLSTVSVCPIEEVASQSPQSIWFQLYVLKDRGFMRNALERAQAAGVTTLVFTVDMPTPGARYRDAHSGMSGPYAASRRMLQAITKPQWAFDVGLMGRPHDLGNISKYLGKPTHLEDYIGWLANNFDPSISWKDLEWIREFWKGPMIIKGILDPQDAKDAVSFGADGIVVSNHGGRQLDGVLSTAKALPPIAEAVGDDLTVLVDSGIRSGLDVVRMLALGAKGCLLGRSTVYALAAAGQHGVENLLDIFAKEMRVAMTLTGVTSIDQIDHTTLVQAAK from the coding sequence ATGATCATCTCGTCCGCCTCCGACTACCGCGCAGCCGCCAAACGCAAGCTGCCGCGCTTCCTGTTCGACTATATCGACGGCGGCGCTTACGCCGAGCACACGATGCGCGCCAACGGTTCGGACCTGGCCGAGATCAGCCTGCGCCAGCGCATCCTGCGCAATGTCGACAACCTGAGCCTCAAGACCACGTTGTTCGGCAAGGAACAGGACATGCCGATTATCCTCAGCCCGGTTGGCCTGACCGGCATGTATGCGCGTCGTGGTGAAGTGCAGGCCGCCAAGGCCGCGGCCAACAAGGGCATACCGTTCTGCCTGTCGACCGTGTCGGTGTGCCCGATTGAAGAAGTGGCGTCGCAAAGCCCGCAGTCGATCTGGTTCCAGCTCTATGTGCTCAAGGACCGCGGTTTCATGCGTAACGCGCTGGAGCGGGCCCAGGCTGCCGGGGTGACGACACTGGTGTTCACCGTGGACATGCCGACGCCAGGTGCACGCTATCGTGATGCTCACTCCGGCATGTCCGGGCCGTACGCGGCGTCACGCCGAATGCTGCAAGCCATCACCAAGCCACAATGGGCATTCGATGTGGGATTGATGGGCCGCCCCCACGACTTGGGCAATATCTCCAAATACCTCGGCAAACCGACCCACCTGGAAGATTACATCGGCTGGCTGGCGAACAATTTCGACCCTTCGATCAGTTGGAAAGACCTGGAGTGGATCCGCGAGTTCTGGAAGGGCCCGATGATCATCAAGGGCATCCTTGACCCACAGGACGCCAAGGACGCGGTAAGTTTCGGTGCCGATGGCATCGTGGTCTCCAACCACGGCGGCCGTCAGCTCGATGGCGTGTTGTCTACCGCCAAAGCGTTGCCGCCGATTGCCGAGGCGGTGGGCGATGACCTGACAGTGCTCGTGGACTCAGGCATTCGCTCCGGGCTCGACGTGGTGCGCATGCTCGCCCTCGGTGCCAAGGGCTGCCTGCTAGGGCGCTCGACGGTGTATGCCTTGGCCGCCGCCGGCCAGCACGGCGTGGAAAACCTCTTGGATATTTTCGCCAAGGAAATGCGCGTAGCCATGACCTTGACTGGCGTTACGTCGATTGACCAAATTGACCACACCACGTTGGTTCAAGCAGCCAAATAA
- a CDS encoding GGDEF domain-containing protein: MKSPTQTNAIDFDSAKLQRLGFGQPALLPRRPATLAQLHQQLSQQLQTSLEPERILALFFREVQRLVPLDALQYRHEASDLRLEFGHRGHHSVSYTLSHEGEHLGELIFRRNQRLMEDELGQLESLLSTLLYPMRNALLYRAATRSALRDPLTDTGNRIAMDQTLQREIDMARRHLSPLSLLMLDIDHFKKINDTHGHAAGDIVLRAVAGSIKSQLRNVDMVFRFGGEEFLILLSNTGRDAAGMVGERLRRAAQVQDYWADGKRIELTVSLGCSTLLAAESAESLLRRADNALYVAKREGRNRLAMAG; the protein is encoded by the coding sequence ATGAAATCACCTACCCAGACCAACGCAATTGACTTCGACAGTGCCAAATTGCAACGCCTGGGGTTTGGTCAGCCAGCTCTCCTTCCACGCCGTCCAGCCACCCTTGCCCAACTTCATCAGCAACTGAGCCAGCAATTGCAAACCAGCCTGGAGCCGGAGCGTATCCTGGCCTTGTTCTTTCGTGAAGTTCAGCGCCTGGTCCCTCTGGACGCTCTGCAATATCGCCATGAAGCCAGCGACTTGCGCCTCGAGTTCGGCCACCGCGGGCACCACTCGGTGAGCTATACCTTGAGCCATGAAGGCGAACACTTGGGCGAGCTGATATTCCGTCGCAACCAACGCTTGATGGAAGATGAGCTGGGCCAACTGGAGTCCCTGCTTTCAACCTTGCTTTACCCGATGCGCAACGCCCTGCTCTATCGCGCCGCCACTCGCAGCGCCCTGCGTGACCCATTGACCGATACCGGTAATCGCATTGCGATGGACCAGACCCTGCAACGGGAAATCGACATGGCCCGGCGACACCTGAGCCCGCTGTCCCTGTTGATGCTGGACATCGATCACTTCAAGAAAATCAACGACACCCACGGCCATGCAGCAGGCGATATCGTACTGCGCGCCGTGGCCGGTTCGATCAAAAGCCAGTTGCGCAACGTAGACATGGTGTTTCGATTTGGCGGGGAAGAGTTTCTGATTTTGCTGTCGAACACCGGCCGGGACGCGGCTGGGATGGTCGGCGAACGCCTGCGCCGGGCTGCGCAGGTTCAGGATTATTGGGCCGATGGCAAGCGGATCGAGCTGACGGTGAGCCTGGGCTGCTCGACCTTGCTGGCTGCCGAGTCTGCCGAAAGCCTGTTGCGCCGGGCCGACAACGCCTTGTATGTGGCAAAGCGCGAAGGTCGCAACCGCTTGGCAATGGCGGGGTAA
- a CDS encoding glycine betaine ABC transporter substrate-binding protein, with protein MKALRSANVQMTSDRVIKLGVIDLSFHRATAAVVTKIFEILGFTVERNFALHEETFRQLRAGDIDMVVSAWLPHSHGNYKKEVEQRVATVELGTHYEPFAYWGVPYYIPQQCVNSVEDLRKPDVKEGHKTMGPRENSNG; from the coding sequence ATGAAAGCACTAAGAAGCGCCAACGTTCAAATGACGAGCGATAGAGTCATAAAGTTAGGTGTCATCGATCTATCATTCCATCGAGCGACAGCGGCGGTGGTCACTAAAATATTTGAAATCTTAGGATTTACTGTCGAACGTAATTTTGCCCTTCATGAAGAGACATTTCGGCAATTGAGAGCGGGTGATATTGATATGGTTGTCTCTGCTTGGTTACCCCACAGCCACGGTAACTACAAGAAAGAGGTAGAGCAGCGCGTTGCCACGGTCGAGCTAGGTACCCATTACGAACCGTTCGCTTATTGGGGGGTTCCCTACTACATCCCCCAACAGTGTGTAAATTCAGTCGAGGACCTACGCAAACCTGACGTCAAAGAAGGGCATAAGACTATGGGGCCGAGAGAGAATTCAAACGGTTGA
- a CDS encoding TenA family transcriptional regulator encodes MEASSYPAWAQQLIQDCSESKRRVVEHELYQRMRDNTLSAKTMRHYLIGGWPVVEQFALYMAQNLTKTKFARHPGEDMARRWLMRNIRVELNHADYWVHWARAHGVSLEELQAQNVPPELHALSHWCWHTSSADALIVAIAATNYAIEGATGEWSAVVCSTGVYAAAFPEEDRKRAMKWLKMHAQYDDAHPWEALEIICTLAGMNPSKALQVELRQAVCKSYDYMYLFLESCMQLENEKAKASAAVRERPVRVASEA; translated from the coding sequence ATGGAAGCCTCAAGTTACCCAGCCTGGGCGCAGCAATTGATCCAGGACTGTAGCGAGAGCAAGCGCCGAGTTGTCGAACACGAACTGTACCAGCGCATGCGTGATAACACGCTCAGCGCCAAAACCATGCGCCACTACCTGATCGGTGGCTGGCCAGTGGTGGAGCAGTTTGCCTTGTACATGGCACAGAACCTCACCAAGACCAAGTTTGCCCGCCATCCTGGGGAGGATATGGCGCGTCGGTGGCTGATGCGCAATATTCGTGTGGAGCTCAACCACGCCGATTACTGGGTACATTGGGCTCGCGCGCATGGCGTTAGCCTGGAAGAGCTGCAAGCGCAAAACGTACCGCCTGAATTGCACGCACTGAGTCACTGGTGCTGGCACACCAGCTCGGCCGATGCGTTGATCGTGGCGATTGCCGCGACCAACTACGCGATCGAGGGGGCGACTGGGGAGTGGTCTGCCGTGGTGTGTTCGACCGGTGTGTACGCGGCAGCCTTCCCTGAGGAGGACCGCAAGCGCGCGATGAAGTGGTTGAAGATGCACGCCCAGTACGACGACGCACACCCTTGGGAAGCCCTGGAAATCATCTGCACCCTGGCCGGGATGAACCCGAGCAAAGCGCTGCAGGTAGAGCTGCGCCAGGCCGTGTGCAAGAGCTATGACTACATGTACCTGTTTTTGGAAAGTTGCATGCAGTTGGAAAATGAAAAAGCAAAGGCGTCAGCTGCCGTTCGCGAACGCCCGGTTCGCGTCGCCAGCGAGGCGTGA